One bacterium genomic region harbors:
- the kdsA gene encoding 3-deoxy-8-phosphooctulonate synthase, producing the protein MGGPGVRIAGRETGPGRRLFLIAGPCVVEDRETMRRTAGFMAELAAKLDILYVFKASYRKANRTSGASPSGPGLETGLEELSRIGAEFGLPVTTDIHESSEAAPASSVAEVLQIPAFLCRQTALIQAAAATGRVVNIKKGQFMDPRLMAAAVDKARAAGGGRVLLTERGSFFGYGDLVVDFRSLAVMRESGCPLVYDATHSVQAPGAAGNASGGHREYAGLLARAAVAAGADGLFLEVHPDPSRALSDRATMLSLETAGKLVPELVRLSDFIRENPADLDV; encoded by the coding sequence ATGGGCGGCCCCGGGGTCAGAATCGCCGGGCGCGAAACCGGGCCGGGCCGCCGTCTGTTCCTGATCGCCGGGCCCTGCGTGGTCGAGGACCGCGAGACCATGCGCCGCACCGCGGGGTTCATGGCCGAGTTGGCCGCGAAACTCGACATTCTTTACGTGTTTAAAGCCTCCTACCGCAAGGCCAACCGCACCTCCGGGGCCAGCCCGAGCGGTCCGGGACTGGAGACAGGCCTGGAGGAGTTGTCCCGGATCGGCGCGGAGTTCGGCCTTCCCGTGACCACCGATATCCACGAAAGCTCCGAGGCCGCCCCGGCCTCGTCTGTGGCCGAGGTCCTTCAGATCCCCGCTTTCCTCTGCCGTCAGACCGCCCTGATCCAGGCCGCGGCCGCCACCGGACGGGTGGTGAACATCAAGAAAGGCCAGTTCATGGACCCGCGCCTGATGGCCGCGGCTGTGGACAAGGCCCGCGCCGCGGGCGGCGGGCGGGTGCTGCTCACCGAGCGGGGCTCGTTTTTCGGCTACGGTGACCTGGTGGTGGATTTCCGCTCCCTGGCTGTGATGCGCGAGAGCGGCTGTCCGTTGGTGTATGACGCCACCCACAGCGTGCAGGCCCCTGGCGCGGCCGGGAACGCGTCGGGCGGACACCGTGAGTATGCGGGGCTGTTGGCCCGGGCCGCGGTGGCCGCCGGGGCGGACGGTCTGTTCCTGGAGGTCCATCCCGACCCGTCGCGCGCCCTGAGCGACCGCGCCACCATGCTCAGCCTGGAGACAGCCGGCAAGCTCGTTCCCGAGCTGGTCCGGCTCTCCGACTTCATCCGTGAAAACCCGGCGGACTTGGATGTCTAA
- a CDS encoding CTP synthase has product MIKREYLKHPEGVKYVFVTGGVVSSLGKGICASALGMLLKARGLAVTIMKFDPYLNVDPGTMNPFQHGEVYVTDDGAETDLDLGHYERFLDQSLSQDNNVTTGRIYNTIITKERRGDYLGATVQVIPHVTDEIKATLVRLATKNKVDVVIGEIGGTVGDIESLPFLEAIRQLGLDLGRDSVMYLHVTLVPYLQAGGELKTKPTQHSVKALREIGIQPDMLICRTSHHLSEDMKSKIALFCNVRNEAVIEAEDVSSIYQIPLRFSQQRLDSQVVDHLRLSTREPDLAPWTAMVEKGSVTDPTLEIAICGKYVNLADAYKSINESFFHAGVANEAKVKLSWVDTEKITRENAAQELARFDGILIPGGFGYRGIDGKLEAIRYARLNKVPMFGICLGLQCAIIEFARNVCGIEEAASEEFDPGSPQLVISLMPDQEKVIDMGGTMRLGGYPCNLKPGTRVSKIYDAEKINERHRHRYEVNNRYRQALEEKGMVFSGLSPDGRLVEIIELPAHPWFIGCQFHPELKSRPMRPHPLFRDFVAAALGFKAKRAKAAKGKP; this is encoded by the coding sequence ATGATCAAAAGGGAATATCTCAAACACCCGGAAGGGGTGAAGTACGTTTTCGTCACCGGCGGCGTGGTTTCCTCCCTGGGCAAGGGCATCTGCGCCAGCGCGCTGGGCATGCTGCTCAAGGCGCGGGGCCTGGCGGTGACAATCATGAAATTCGACCCGTACCTGAATGTCGACCCCGGCACGATGAACCCGTTCCAGCACGGCGAGGTCTACGTGACCGATGACGGGGCCGAGACCGACCTCGACCTGGGCCATTACGAGCGTTTCCTGGACCAGTCTCTCAGCCAGGACAACAACGTCACCACAGGGCGCATCTACAACACCATCATCACCAAGGAGCGCCGCGGCGACTACCTGGGCGCCACGGTGCAGGTGATCCCGCACGTGACCGATGAGATCAAGGCCACCCTGGTGCGCCTGGCGACCAAGAACAAGGTGGACGTGGTGATCGGCGAGATCGGCGGCACGGTGGGCGACATCGAGTCGCTGCCGTTCCTCGAAGCCATCCGTCAGCTCGGACTCGACCTGGGCCGTGACAGCGTGATGTATCTGCATGTGACCCTGGTGCCCTACCTCCAGGCCGGCGGCGAGCTGAAGACCAAGCCGACCCAGCACAGCGTGAAAGCCCTGCGCGAGATCGGTATCCAGCCCGACATGCTGATCTGCCGCACCAGCCACCACCTGAGCGAGGACATGAAGAGCAAGATCGCCCTGTTCTGCAACGTGCGGAACGAGGCCGTGATCGAGGCCGAGGACGTGAGCTCGATCTACCAGATACCGCTGCGTTTCAGCCAGCAGAGGCTGGACAGCCAGGTAGTGGACCACCTGCGTCTTTCCACCCGCGAGCCCGACCTGGCCCCCTGGACCGCGATGGTGGAGAAAGGCTCCGTGACCGACCCCACCTTGGAGATCGCCATCTGCGGTAAGTATGTCAACCTGGCGGATGCCTACAAGTCGATCAACGAGTCGTTCTTCCACGCCGGGGTGGCCAACGAGGCCAAGGTCAAGCTGAGCTGGGTCGACACCGAGAAGATCACCCGCGAGAACGCGGCCCAGGAGCTGGCGCGTTTCGACGGTATCCTGATCCCGGGCGGCTTCGGCTACCGCGGGATCGACGGCAAGCTGGAGGCGATCCGCTACGCACGGCTTAACAAAGTGCCCATGTTCGGTATCTGTCTGGGCCTGCAATGCGCGATCATCGAGTTCGCCCGGAATGTCTGCGGCATCGAGGAAGCGGCCAGCGAGGAGTTCGACCCCGGCTCGCCGCAACTGGTGATCAGCCTGATGCCGGACCAGGAAAAGGTGATCGACATGGGCGGCACTATGCGCCTGGGGGGCTACCCCTGCAACCTCAAGCCCGGGACCCGGGTGAGCAAGATTTACGACGCCGAGAAAATCAACGAGCGCCACCGTCACCGCTACGAGGTTAACAACCGCTACCGCCAGGCGCTGGAGGAGAAGGGCATGGTGTTCAGCGGGCTGTCGCCGGATGGGCGCCTGGTGGAGATCATCGAGCTGCCCGCCCACCCCTGGTTCATCGGCTGCCAGTTCCATCCCGAGCTGAAGAGCCGTCCGATGCGGCCGCACCCGCTGTTCCGCGATTTCGTGGCCGCGGCGCTCGGTTTCAAGGCCAAGCGGGCCAAGGCCGCCAAGGGTAAGCCGTGA
- the kdsB gene encoding 3-deoxy-manno-octulosonate cytidylyltransferase yields MKALGVIPARYRSSRFPGKPLVKIAGKTMIERVWQRAGQASRLDEVLVATDDERIAECVRAFGGRVMLTDENCPTGTERVALVAAASPGYDIVLNIQGDEPLLEPEHVDAAIGLFQDHPDADITTLVRPLRYPGEAEDPNCVKVIMGEQDRALYFSRGKAPWVGQAGADWLAAEQGRSAHVIHIGLYAYRVPSLLQLVRWPVALCERMEGLEQLRALANGQKIYAARLERTLSIGVDVPEDVTRVEQMLTSLGLD; encoded by the coding sequence ATGAAAGCATTGGGAGTGATACCGGCGCGTTACAGGAGTTCGCGTTTCCCGGGCAAGCCGCTGGTCAAGATCGCGGGCAAGACAATGATCGAGCGGGTCTGGCAACGGGCCGGGCAGGCCTCGCGGTTGGATGAGGTGCTGGTGGCCACGGATGACGAGCGGATCGCCGAGTGCGTGCGCGCCTTCGGCGGGCGGGTGATGCTGACCGACGAGAACTGCCCCACCGGCACCGAGCGCGTGGCCCTGGTGGCAGCCGCCTCGCCGGGCTACGATATCGTGCTCAACATCCAGGGCGATGAGCCGCTGCTGGAGCCGGAGCATGTGGATGCCGCGATCGGCCTGTTCCAGGACCACCCGGATGCCGATATCACCACCCTGGTCCGCCCGCTGCGTTATCCCGGCGAGGCGGAGGACCCCAACTGCGTGAAAGTGATAATGGGCGAGCAGGACCGGGCGCTCTATTTCTCGCGCGGAAAGGCCCCTTGGGTGGGCCAGGCCGGGGCGGACTGGCTGGCCGCGGAGCAGGGCCGCAGCGCCCATGTGATCCATATCGGCCTCTACGCCTACCGGGTGCCCTCCCTGCTGCAACTGGTGCGCTGGCCGGTGGCTCTCTGCGAGCGCATGGAGGGCCTGGAGCAGCTTCGCGCCCTGGCCAACGGCCAGAAAATCTACGCCGCACGCCTGGAGCGCACCCTCTCGATCGGGGTGGATGTGCCAGAGGACGTGACCCGGGTGGAACAGATGCTCACGAGCCTCGGCCTGGACTGA
- the ispH gene encoding 4-hydroxy-3-methylbut-2-enyl diphosphate reductase: protein MKVLLAETAGFCKGVRRAMNMVLERSEHDSRGIYTDGPLIHNPQTIEMLERRGVRVLSRGDAPGQGDTVVIRSHGVPPERREQLNALGVSLCDATCPDVARIQGLIRRHVRQGFEAIIVGDKNHAEVLGLEGYAEGHGHVVSGAEEVEGLPAADKVCVVAQSTLYPETFTAVTARVRQRWPEAVILDTICPSTYHRQEELQRLALTAEAVVVVGGKNSANTQRLAQISAGLGTPTFHVETAEELDSEHLKRYRSVAVTAGASTPNWIIMQAVEKLRGIEHEASPPVWRFIRHSARLALKTDLFIAAGAALLCYANARLMGLHLGWVPYAVAFCYIMCVHLLTHFTNRGAFERSLDRAPGVQRTQDRFYIALAVSAALAGLVFASFKGWLTLLIMLGLVVMAALYRLDILPPVLTLAGRRIPLRLVPASKDLNMSLGWSTVTVFFPLWMTGHTVLTPTFFLAFGYTFLIVLSRSLFFDLRDMQGDRIVGRETLPIIIGRRWTLNLQAGLLLCQSGLLISGTALGWLQPFGWMMLLVTGYICLYLYLFQRGIIRQAVAVEVAGDSQFLLAGALAFLHSFL, encoded by the coding sequence GTGAAAGTCCTTCTGGCCGAGACTGCCGGTTTCTGCAAGGGAGTGCGCCGGGCGATGAATATGGTCCTGGAGCGCAGCGAGCACGACTCGCGGGGCATCTACACGGACGGCCCCCTGATCCACAACCCGCAGACCATCGAGATGCTCGAGCGGCGCGGGGTGCGTGTGCTTTCGCGCGGGGATGCGCCGGGCCAGGGTGACACGGTGGTGATCCGCTCGCACGGGGTGCCGCCGGAGCGACGTGAGCAGCTCAATGCCCTGGGAGTGAGTCTCTGCGACGCCACCTGCCCGGATGTGGCCCGCATCCAGGGCCTGATCCGCCGACACGTACGCCAGGGCTTCGAGGCGATCATAGTCGGGGACAAGAACCACGCCGAGGTGCTGGGCCTGGAGGGCTACGCCGAGGGCCACGGACACGTGGTCAGCGGCGCTGAGGAGGTGGAGGGCCTGCCGGCGGCGGACAAGGTCTGCGTGGTGGCCCAGTCGACCCTCTACCCCGAGACTTTCACCGCGGTTACCGCCCGGGTGCGGCAGCGCTGGCCGGAGGCGGTGATCCTGGACACGATCTGCCCCAGCACCTACCACCGTCAGGAGGAACTCCAGCGCTTGGCCCTGACCGCCGAGGCGGTGGTGGTGGTGGGCGGCAAGAACAGCGCCAACACGCAGCGCCTGGCACAGATCAGCGCGGGCCTGGGCACGCCCACTTTCCATGTGGAGACCGCCGAGGAGCTGGACAGTGAGCACCTCAAGCGATACCGCAGCGTGGCCGTGACCGCCGGGGCCTCCACCCCCAACTGGATAATCATGCAGGCGGTGGAGAAACTGCGCGGGATCGAGCACGAGGCCTCGCCGCCCGTGTGGCGATTCATTCGCCACAGCGCCCGCCTGGCTCTCAAGACCGACCTGTTCATCGCCGCCGGGGCCGCCCTTCTCTGCTACGCCAACGCCCGCCTGATGGGCCTTCACCTGGGTTGGGTCCCCTACGCCGTGGCTTTCTGCTACATCATGTGCGTCCACCTGCTGACCCATTTCACCAACCGGGGCGCGTTCGAGCGCAGCCTGGACCGGGCCCCGGGCGTGCAGCGGACACAGGACCGTTTCTATATCGCCCTGGCGGTCTCGGCGGCCCTGGCCGGGCTGGTTTTCGCCTCGTTCAAGGGCTGGCTGACCCTGCTGATCATGCTGGGCCTGGTGGTGATGGCGGCCCTGTACCGCCTGGACATCCTGCCGCCGGTGCTGACCCTGGCCGGGCGCCGGATACCGCTGCGGCTGGTCCCGGCCTCCAAGGACCTGAATATGTCATTGGGCTGGTCCACGGTGACCGTGTTCTTCCCGCTCTGGATGACCGGCCACACGGTGCTGACCCCCACGTTTTTCCTGGCGTTCGGCTACACGTTCCTGATCGTGCTGTCGCGCTCGCTGTTTTTCGACCTGCGGGACATGCAGGGTGACAGGATCGTGGGGCGGGAGACCTTGCCGATCATCATCGGGCGGCGCTGGACGCTCAACCTCCAGGCCGGCCTCCTTCTGTGCCAGAGCGGCCTTCTGATATCCGGGACCGCCCTGGGCTGGCTTCAGCCGTTCGGCTGGATGATGCTCCTGGTGACAGGCTACATCTGCCTCTACCTGTACCTGTTCCAGCGCGGGATAATCCGTCAGGCCGTGGCGGTGGAGGTGGCCGGCGACTCCCAGTTCCTCCTGGCCGGGGCCCTGGCGTTCCTGCACAGTTTCCTCTGA
- a CDS encoding cytidylate kinase-like family protein, whose protein sequence is MDITVKETASKDRVKLVEEQFHMWEAAGPHKKEVSLRAVSFITISRQYGCAGFRIGDRLADVLNGLQQPVSIGSAPWTVYDHKLVDRVCQDHNLKHTLVETLDHQRQNPLGDYITGLFTGEPSSLKVFKKCSQTIFELAAAGHVILIGRAASMVTAKLAGGLHVRIVGSLDWRVKQVASFEKIEHPAEARKHVLKQDEEREKFALDFLGHSVSEPEHYDLILNQEKLGVERIVKLMLRAIELKRYEDVEV, encoded by the coding sequence ATGGACATCACGGTGAAAGAGACCGCGAGCAAGGACCGTGTCAAGCTGGTCGAGGAACAGTTCCACATGTGGGAGGCCGCCGGACCGCACAAGAAAGAGGTGTCGCTGCGGGCGGTCAGTTTCATCACCATCTCGCGCCAGTACGGCTGCGCGGGTTTCCGCATCGGCGACCGCCTGGCCGATGTGCTGAACGGCCTTCAGCAGCCGGTTTCCATCGGCAGCGCGCCGTGGACGGTCTATGACCACAAGCTGGTCGACCGGGTCTGCCAGGACCACAACCTCAAGCACACTCTGGTCGAGACCCTCGACCACCAGCGCCAGAACCCGCTGGGCGATTACATCACCGGGCTTTTCACCGGCGAGCCCTCCTCACTCAAGGTGTTCAAGAAATGCTCCCAGACCATATTCGAGCTGGCCGCGGCCGGGCATGTGATCCTGATCGGACGGGCGGCCTCGATGGTCACGGCCAAACTGGCCGGAGGCCTTCACGTGCGGATAGTCGGCTCCCTGGACTGGCGGGTCAAACAGGTGGCCTCTTTCGAGAAGATCGAGCATCCGGCCGAGGCCAGGAAGCACGTGCTCAAGCAGGACGAGGAACGCGAGAAATTCGCCCTGGATTTCCTGGGACACAGCGTGAGCGAGCCGGAGCACTACGACCTGATCCTGAACCAGGAGAAGCTGGGAGTGGAACGGATCGTCAAGCTGATGCTGCGGGCGATCGAGCTCAAGCGTTACGAGGACGTCGAGGTCTGA
- a CDS encoding PAS domain-containing sensor histidine kinase: MQDQAIRDFIASVADSTVKLELLSFLVDHPFALDNCAGLAKWLNLDEKTVEAALAALAEHGVVTGSGRGTGQVWSFAGESSLAGTARQAVEAWRLTRDSLRREVLELERSRDALNERYEAILQAERGRTGTILNSLEEAVLVTGRDSAVLSVNGALLRRFGAPGAAAPREGSPLEQVLPDEPVRKAVSASLEGLEKGSEVDLSHDSRFYRLRSVPVTGPDGAVLAAAGGGWLAAVTVFRDVTRDREIERMREDFISMLTHDLINPLGIIYGSTTLIAGGKVGEVTEKQKRLLGNVVKSCGTMERLIQDFLVVSRLEAGKLNLNPERLDINSLVRDILQLFSDQLREKSLSVTFRAEYEPGVIQADPVQLERVITNLLGNAVKYNNDGGHIVIATAAEPGARLSLEVSDNGPGIPAEDLPFIFDKFRRSSAGTRAKGSGLGLAVVRDLVGAMGGEITAASAPGEGATFRLSIPTGV; encoded by the coding sequence TTGCAGGATCAGGCAATCCGCGATTTCATCGCCTCGGTGGCCGACAGCACGGTCAAGCTGGAGCTGCTCAGTTTCCTGGTGGACCATCCGTTCGCCCTGGACAACTGCGCCGGCCTGGCCAAGTGGCTCAACCTGGATGAAAAGACAGTCGAGGCGGCCCTGGCCGCCCTGGCGGAGCATGGAGTGGTCACCGGAAGCGGACGGGGCACGGGACAGGTCTGGTCGTTCGCCGGGGAATCCTCCCTGGCTGGAACGGCCCGGCAGGCGGTGGAGGCCTGGCGCCTGACCCGTGACTCGCTGCGGCGCGAGGTGCTGGAGCTGGAGCGCAGCCGGGACGCCCTGAACGAGCGCTACGAGGCGATCCTGCAGGCCGAGCGCGGCCGCACCGGGACGATCCTCAACAGCCTGGAGGAGGCGGTGCTGGTCACCGGGCGGGACAGCGCCGTGCTGTCGGTAAACGGAGCCCTGCTCCGGCGGTTCGGTGCGCCAGGCGCGGCGGCCCCCCGTGAGGGCAGCCCCCTGGAGCAGGTCCTGCCGGATGAGCCGGTGCGAAAGGCCGTGAGCGCGAGCCTGGAGGGCCTGGAAAAAGGTTCCGAGGTGGACCTGAGCCACGACAGCCGCTTCTACCGCCTGCGCAGCGTGCCGGTAACCGGGCCGGACGGCGCGGTGCTGGCAGCGGCCGGGGGCGGCTGGCTCGCCGCGGTCACCGTGTTCCGCGATGTCACCCGCGACCGCGAGATAGAGCGCATGCGCGAGGATTTCATCTCCATGCTCACCCACGACCTGATCAACCCGCTGGGAATTATCTATGGCAGCACGACCCTGATCGCGGGCGGCAAGGTGGGCGAGGTGACCGAGAAGCAGAAACGCCTTCTGGGCAACGTGGTCAAAAGCTGTGGCACCATGGAGCGGTTGATCCAGGATTTCCTGGTCGTGTCGCGCCTGGAGGCGGGCAAGCTGAACCTCAACCCCGAGCGGCTGGATATCAATTCACTGGTGCGGGACATCCTCCAGCTTTTCAGCGACCAGTTGCGCGAGAAGAGCCTGAGTGTCACGTTCCGGGCCGAGTACGAGCCGGGGGTGATCCAGGCCGACCCGGTGCAGTTAGAGCGAGTGATAACCAACCTGCTGGGCAACGCGGTTAAGTACAACAACGACGGCGGGCATATAGTGATCGCCACCGCAGCCGAGCCGGGGGCGCGCCTGAGCCTGGAGGTCTCGGACAACGGCCCCGGCATCCCGGCCGAGGACCTGCCTTTCATCTTCGACAAGTTCCGCCGCTCCAGCGCCGGAACGCGGGCCAAGGGCAGCGGCCTGGGCCTGGCCGTGGTGCGCGACCTGGTCGGCGCGATGGGCGGTGAGATCACTGCCGCCAGCGCCCCGGGCGAGGGGGCCACGTTCCGGCTCAGCATCCCGACCGGCGTATGA
- the aroB gene encoding 3-dehydroquinate synthase, with translation MRKVKLELRKTVDQSYDILIEPGLLQRAAETVVQRFGRTAVAVVTDTNVAERYAEPLAGRLAAAGCRQVEVIAIPAGEASKTREIKGEVEDSLFASGLGRDSLVLALGGGVVGDLAGFVAATYARGVMFVQAPTTLLSMLDSSVGGKTGVDVPWGKNMVGAFHQPSLVLIDPAVLDSLPAEQFSSGMAEAVKHGVILDGSLFEFIEAKKDAILALEPETLSTLIERNCAIKAAVVSEDEREGNLRQILNFGHTLGHAVEALSGFKLLHGQAVAVGMVLEAELSADLGLLPESDVARLEGLLAALGLPVRVDLPGVSALRILEHTRLDKKARSGQARYVLPARIGAMTTDPQGRYGLEVEDPLVLKVLRRRGAR, from the coding sequence ATGCGAAAAGTAAAGCTTGAGCTTCGCAAAACTGTCGACCAGAGCTACGACATCCTGATCGAGCCCGGCCTGTTGCAGCGCGCCGCCGAGACCGTGGTCCAGCGTTTCGGCCGCACCGCGGTGGCCGTTGTCACCGATACCAACGTGGCGGAGCGCTACGCCGAGCCCCTGGCGGGACGGCTGGCCGCGGCCGGCTGCCGTCAGGTTGAGGTGATCGCCATCCCGGCCGGCGAGGCCAGCAAGACCCGCGAGATCAAGGGCGAGGTGGAGGACAGCCTGTTTGCCTCCGGCCTGGGCCGCGACAGCCTGGTCCTGGCCCTGGGCGGGGGCGTGGTGGGCGACCTGGCCGGTTTCGTGGCCGCCACCTATGCCCGCGGGGTGATGTTCGTGCAGGCGCCCACCACGCTGCTTTCGATGCTCGACAGCAGCGTGGGCGGCAAAACCGGGGTGGATGTCCCCTGGGGCAAGAACATGGTGGGCGCTTTTCACCAGCCGTCCCTGGTGCTGATCGACCCGGCTGTCCTGGACAGCCTGCCCGCGGAACAGTTTTCCTCCGGTATGGCTGAGGCGGTCAAGCACGGGGTTATCCTGGACGGGTCGCTGTTCGAGTTCATCGAGGCGAAAAAGGATGCGATCCTGGCCCTGGAGCCGGAAACGCTCAGCACCCTGATCGAGCGCAACTGCGCGATCAAGGCCGCGGTGGTGAGCGAGGACGAGCGCGAGGGAAACCTGCGGCAGATCCTGAATTTCGGCCACACCCTGGGCCATGCCGTGGAGGCGCTTTCCGGTTTCAAGCTCCTGCACGGCCAGGCCGTGGCCGTGGGCATGGTCCTGGAGGCCGAGCTGTCCGCCGATCTGGGCCTGCTCCCGGAGAGCGATGTCGCGCGCCTGGAGGGGTTGCTCGCCGCGTTGGGCCTTCCCGTGCGGGTCGACCTTCCTGGGGTGAGCGCGCTGCGAATACTGGAGCACACCCGCTTGGACAAGAAAGCCCGCTCCGGGCAGGCGCGCTATGTCCTGCCCGCGAGGATCGGGGCGATGACAACGGACCCCCAGGGGCGCTACGGCCTGGAGGTGGAGGACCCGCTGGTGCTCAAGGTGCTGCGCCGCCGCGGCGCGCGCTGA
- a CDS encoding MBL fold metallo-hydrolase, whose protein sequence is MKVRFWGVRGSIPTPGPSTVRYGGNTTCMQLVGQDSPTIGGEYLLLDAGTGIREAGLELMKMPKPLRINILITHTHMDHINGFPFFVPAFVPGTVINIYGPVHYEKRLEEIFAGQMDYSYFPISTAQLAADIKFHDLKECEFDLGPLHVTTHYMNHPVLTLGYRITDSSGKSFIFTGDHEPYYDFINEDGGGGIDSDFEDVQAIVDEQNRRLVEFFQGVDILVADAAYTPEEYLTHKGWGHSSTDHVVDWALAAGVKKLVLFHHEPTHNDDKLDAMEQYARERAAGKGDGSLVVVNARESLVVD, encoded by the coding sequence ATGAAAGTCAGATTCTGGGGAGTCAGAGGCTCCATTCCGACACCCGGTCCCTCGACGGTCCGGTACGGGGGCAACACCACCTGCATGCAGCTGGTGGGCCAAGACAGTCCCACGATCGGCGGGGAGTACCTTCTGCTGGATGCCGGGACAGGGATCCGCGAGGCCGGCCTGGAGCTGATGAAAATGCCCAAGCCGCTCAGGATCAATATCCTGATCACCCACACCCACATGGACCATATCAACGGTTTCCCGTTCTTTGTCCCGGCTTTCGTCCCCGGCACGGTGATCAACATCTACGGCCCGGTGCACTACGAAAAGCGGCTGGAGGAGATTTTCGCCGGCCAGATGGATTACAGCTATTTCCCGATCAGCACGGCCCAGCTGGCCGCGGACATCAAGTTCCACGACCTCAAGGAATGCGAGTTCGACCTGGGGCCGCTGCACGTGACCACCCACTACATGAACCACCCAGTGCTCACCTTGGGCTACCGGATCACGGACAGCAGCGGCAAGTCGTTCATTTTCACCGGCGACCACGAGCCGTACTACGATTTCATCAACGAGGACGGTGGCGGGGGCATCGATTCGGATTTCGAGGACGTGCAGGCGATTGTGGACGAGCAGAACCGCCGGCTGGTGGAGTTCTTCCAGGGGGTGGATATCCTGGTGGCGGATGCCGCCTACACGCCGGAGGAGTACCTGACCCACAAGGGCTGGGGCCACAGCAGCACGGACCACGTGGTGGACTGGGCCCTGGCGGCGGGAGTGAAGAAGCTGGTGCTGTTCCATCACGAGCCGACACATAACGACGACAAGCTGGACGCGATGGAGCAGTATGCCCGGGAGCGGGCCGCTGGCAAGGGCGACGGCAGTCTGGTCGTGGTCAATGCCAGGGAGAGCCTGGTAGTGGATTAG
- a CDS encoding HDOD domain-containing protein, which produces MPTTEAIRARIEDSIEKMPSLPTTVAKVLQIANDLNSSARDLLTVIQMDPVLTAKVLKLINSAFFALPNKVSLKQAIVLLGINTLKNIALSSAIIGYMGKSKVQVRAFDQHKFWEHSLGTAIAAKRISRRVVTDPQQWEEYFVAGLVHDIGKVVIALSLPTMLAKSIMVAEEKKLPSNLAEHEVIGLDHSEVGAMLARKWRLSESLVNATLHHHGPTETDDRLAWVVHTANYYVLTVGFLNSGDCAVPSIETKAYQVLSLAPESFAEIMGNLGEEIGKASTFLTT; this is translated from the coding sequence TTGCCGACCACTGAGGCGATCAGGGCCAGGATCGAGGACTCGATCGAAAAAATGCCGAGTCTGCCCACCACTGTGGCTAAAGTGCTCCAGATAGCCAATGATCTGAATTCATCCGCGCGCGACCTGCTGACTGTCATCCAGATGGACCCGGTCCTGACCGCCAAGGTCCTCAAACTGATCAATTCGGCCTTTTTCGCCCTGCCCAACAAGGTCTCCCTCAAGCAGGCGATTGTCCTGCTGGGGATAAACACGCTGAAGAACATCGCCCTGTCCAGTGCGATCATCGGCTACATGGGCAAGAGCAAGGTCCAGGTGCGCGCTTTCGACCAGCACAAGTTCTGGGAGCACTCCCTGGGCACGGCCATCGCGGCCAAGCGCATCTCGCGCCGGGTGGTGACCGACCCGCAGCAGTGGGAGGAGTATTTTGTCGCCGGCCTGGTCCACGACATCGGCAAGGTGGTGATCGCCCTGTCGCTGCCCACCATGCTGGCCAAGTCGATCATGGTGGCCGAGGAGAAAAAACTCCCCAGCAACCTGGCCGAGCATGAGGTGATCGGGCTGGACCACTCCGAGGTCGGGGCGATGCTGGCCCGCAAATGGCGCCTGAGCGAGTCCCTGGTCAACGCCACGCTGCACCATCACGGCCCCACCGAGACGGATGACCGTCTGGCCTGGGTGGTCCACACGGCCAATTACTATGTCCTGACCGTCGGGTTCCTGAACTCGGGCGATTGCGCCGTGCCCTCGATCGAGACGAAAGCCTATCAGGTGCTTTCTCTGGCGCCCGAGTCTTTCGCTGAGATAATGGGCAACCTGGGCGAGGAAATCGGTAAAGCCTCCACTTTCCTAACCACTTGA